In Nocardioides jishulii, the DNA window GGCTGAGACCCGGCCCCGGACCATCCACCGAGCAACGAAGGAGCACATGATGAGCAGGACCCTGGTCGAGCAGCTGGCCGACTTCGCCGCCTCGACGACCGTGGAGACGTTGCCGGCGGAGGTGGTGGAGGACTCCAAGCGCGTCCTCCTCGACTCCCTGGGCTGCGCGGTCGTCGGTCTCGAGGTGCCCAAGGGCAGCATCGGCGTGGAGATGGGCCGCGTCATGGGCGGTCCGACGGGGGAGGCCACGGTCTTCGGCACCGCGCACCGCACCAGCCCCTACGGCGCCGCCTTCGCGAACGCGGAGACGATCAACGCCCTGGACTTCGACACCGTCCTGCCGCCCGGCCACGTCGCGCCGTACGTCCTTCCGGGCGTCCTCGCGGTGGCCGAGGCCGACGGGGCCACCGGTCGCTCGCTGACCGCGGCGATCGCGGTCTCCCACGAGATCTCCTACCGCTTCGGCCGCTCGATGGACTACCTGCGCACGCCGGCGGGCGAGAAGATGGAGATCCCCGCCGTGCTGGGGTTCACCGCCACCGTCTTCGGGGCTGCCGCCGCCGTCGCGATGGTGCAGGGCCAGGGCGCGGAGGGGCTCGCCGACACCCTCGGCATCGCCGGTGCCGTGACCCCGGTGAACTCCTACCGGACGTGGATGGAGAACGTTCCGAACTCGACGATCAAGTACTCGATGCCCGGACCCGTCACCCAGGCCGGCCTCAACGCCGCGTACGCCGCCCAGCTCGGCCACACCGGCGACCGGATGATGCTCGACGACGCGGAGTTCGGCTACGCCCGCTTCATCGGCACGAAGCGCTGGGAGCCCGCGCACCTGGTCGACGGGCTGGGCGAGGTCTGGGGCTTCCCGGGAGCGCACAGCTACAAGCCCTACCCACACTGCCGCGTGGGCCACACGCCCCTCGACGCGCTGCGCGACCTGGTGCGTGAGCATGACCTGGCCCCGCACGAGATCGACGCCATCCGCTGCTGGGGCGAGGCCTGGGTGGAGCGTCCGGTGTGGCTGCTCAATGACGTCCAGCACCCGCACGAGGCGCAGTTCAGCATCGCCCACGGCCTGGCCGTCGGCGCCCACATGATCGAGCCCGGTCCCGCGTGGCAGAGCCCCGAGACGCTGCGGGACCCGTCGGTGCTGGCGCTCATGGAGAAGGTCACCTTCGCGCCGCACCCCGACTACGTCGACGCTCTCACCAGCAACCCCTCGAGCCGACCCACCCGGATCGAGGTCGACGCCCGCGGGGAGACCTTCTCCGCCGACCGCACCGTGCCCAAGGGCAGCCCCTCCGACGACCCGCAGGTGCGCATGACCACCGAGGAGGTCATCGAGAAGTTCCGCACCAACTGCGCCGGGCGTCTCGCCCCGGCCTCCGTCGATGCGTTGGTCGAGGGAATCATGCACCTCGAGGAGGTCGACGACGTCCGTGGCCTGCTGCGTCACGGGGGGACGTCGGCGTGAGCGACGTGCTCACCCCTGACGTGGTGGCACGGGTGCAGGAGCTGCTCGACAAGGAGGAGATCCGGCAGGTGATGTACGCCTACGCGCGCGGCACCGACCGGTGCCAGGCCGACCTCGTTCGCGACGCCTACCACCCGGACGCCTGGGACGACCACGGCAACTTCTCCGGAGGACGCGAGCACGTGGTCGAGACCATCATGTCGCGTGGAGCGACGGCGCCGGTCTCCATGCACCACCTCGGCAACGTCCTGATCGAGCTGCTCGGCGACACCGCCCACGTCGAGACCTACTTCGTGGCGCACCAGGTCCTGGAGCGGGACGGACGCAGCTTCACCCGCATGCGGGCGGGCCGCTACCTCGACCTCTTCGAGCGCCGGGACGGGCGCTGGCGCATCGCCCACCGCCGCGTCGTCGACGACTGGAGCAGGCTCGACGAAGTGGTGGCCACCGCCCCGAGCGTCACCGACGACTGCGCCAGGAGCACGCGCGGCACCGACGACCCGTCGTTCGCCCTGAGCGACTTCACCCACGTCTTCCGCCCCACCACCCCCCACCCCCAGGAGTCACCGTGAACCACCCCGCACAGTCCCTCTTCGACGTCTCGGGCAAGGTCGTCGTCGTCACCGGAGGCAGCCGTGGCATCGGCCGCGGCATCGCCGAGGGCTTCGTCCGCGCCGGCGCCAAGGTCTACATCTGCTCGCGCAAGGCCGAGGAGTGCGAGAAGACCGCCGCCGAGCTCTCCGCCTTCGGGGAGTGCCACGGCTTCGCGGCCAACCTCGGCAACGTCGAGGGCGCCCGCGCGTTCGCCGCCACGCTGGCCGAGCGCGAGTCGCAGGTCGACGTACTGGTCAACAACGCCGGCAACATCTGGGTCGAGACCCTCGCCGACTACCCCGAGTCGGGCTGGGACAAGGTCTACGACCTCAACGTGAAGGGCGTCTTCTTCCTGGTGCAGGCGATGATGCCGCTCCTCGAGGCCTCCGCGACCCACGAGGACCCGGCGCGGATCATCACCATCGGGTCGATCGACGCCTTCCACGTGCCCGAGCACGAGACCTACGCCTACTCCTCCTCGAAGGCGGCGGTGCACATGCTCACCCGGCACCTGGCGCTCAAGCTGGCCGACAAGCACATGACCGCCAACGTCATCGCGCCCGGCCGCTACCGCAGCCAGATGCTGGAGAACGCGATCGAGCTCGAGGGTGCCGACGAGATGCTCGCTCCCATCCCGCTCAAGCGGTTCGCCGAGGGGCCGGACCTCGCCGGCGCGGCGATCTACCTCGCCTCACGGGCCGGGTCGTTCGTGACCGGGGCGATGCTGCCGGTCGACGGCGGCCACGCCACCACCCTCTGACCCTCTGCCCCGACACGCAGCCCAGGAGCCGCCCTGTGTCCACGCACATCCAGAAGTTCGCGGAGTTCGCCCACCGCAGTGCGTCGGCGCAGCTGCCCGACGAGGTGGTGGAGGAGTCGAAGCGGATCATCCTCGACACCGTCGGGTGTGCCCTCGCGGCGACGGACAACCCGGCTGGCGTGGCGGGCGTCGAGTACGCGCGCGTGCTCGGCGGCGAACGCGACGAGGCGAGCATCATCGGTGTGCCCATGCGTACGTCCGTGCACGGCGCGGCCTTCGCCAACGCGGAGCTGATGAACGCGTTGGACTTCGACCCCGTCTCCCTGCCCGGTCACGTAGCGCCGTACGTGGTCCCGGTGGCGCTGGCGTTGGGCGAGACGCACCGGTCGTCCGGGGCCATGGCGGTCAACGCGGTGGCCGTGTGCCACGAGATGTCCCACCGGTTGGCCGGGGCGATGGACCGCAACCGCGACGTCAAGGACGGGCGTGCGCAGACCGCGGAGGTGCTCGGCTACGCCAGCACCGTCTTCGGCATCACCGCGACGGCGGCCATGATGAAGGAGATGTCGTCCGAGCGCATCGCCGACGCCCTCGGCATCGCCGGTGCCACCTCGCCGGTCAACGGGCACCGCGCCTGGCTGATGCACGCGCCCAGCACCACCATCAAGAACAGCCTGATGCCGGGGGGCGTGGCGATGACCGCGATGACCGCGGCCTGGATGGCGGAGCTGGGGCACCGGGGTGACCCGTTGCTCCTGGACGACGCCGAGTTCGGCTATCCGCGGTTCATCGGCACCAGCCGCTGGGAGCCCTCGGAGCTGACGACGGGCCTGGGCGCGCAGTGGCGCTTCCGGGCGGGGTCGCAGTTCAAGCCCTACCCGCACTGCCGGGTGCCGCACGCCCTCTTCGACGCCCTCATCGAGGTGGTGCGTGACAACGGGCTCGCACCTGAGGAGATCGAGTCGATCACGGCGTGGGGAGAGGAGTGGGCCGGGCAGTTCCCGACCTTCATGGCCGATCACATGGATCGCACCTTCGACGCACAGTTCACGTTCGTCCACGGACTCGCGATCGCGGCACACCTCGTCCCGCCGGGCCGCCAGTGGCACGACCCCGCGGTGGTGGAGAGCCGCTCCGTCCTGGAGCTCAAGGACCGCATCGTCTGGAAGAACCACCCCGGGTGGGCCGAGGCGGTCTCGAAGGACCCGTCGGCGCGTCCGTCCCGGGTGGAGGTGGTGGCGCGCGGCACGACGTTCGTGGGTGAGCGCACGCATGCCCGGGGCAGCACGTCGGCGGACCCGGCCACGCAGCTGACGACGGAGGAGCTGGTCACCAAGTTCCGCCACAACGCCGCGGGCGTGATCAGCGACCACGCCACCGACGCGGTGGTGGAGGCCCTGCTCCACCTGGAGGAGGTCGACGACCTGCGACCGGTGATGGACCTGCTCCGTCCCACCGACTGACCCGGGAGCTCTCGCGTCCCGGGGCAGCTCTTGGGTCAGGTCTGGGGGCGAGTCACCGTGTATCCCGAGTAGAGCGCGTGCGCGCCGCCGTCGACCTCGGCGACCAGGCCGGAGACGTACGCCGCGTCGTCGGAGTTGAGGAAGAGCGCCATCGCCGCCTGCTCCTCGGGGAGCCCGGAGCGTCGCAGCGGGACGACCGCCTCACGCGCCGCCCAGTACTCGGGGTTGGTGCGCTTCAGCTTCTGGCTCATGCCCGTCTCGGTGAGCCCGGGACAGATGGCGTTGACCCGTACGCCGAGTGGTCCCCACTCGACCGCGAGGGCGCGGGTGATGCCCACGACGGCGTGCTTGGAGGCGACGTAACCAAGTCGTCCCGGCAGGCCGTGGGTGCCCGCGACCGAGGCGGTGTTGAGGATCGCCCCACCGCCCTGGTCGACCATGACCCGGCCTGCGGCGACGGCGAGCCGCCGCACGGCGTCGACGTTGATCGCCATGACCCGGCTCCACTCCTCCTCGCCGATCTCCAGGGCCGGGGTGGCCGACCCGACGCCGGCATGGTTGAAGAGTGCGTCGAGGCGACCGTGCCCGGCGGCGGTCGCGGCCTCGACCAGGGTCGCGGCCGTCTCGGGGACCGCCACGTCGGCGACGACGCCGGTGAGTCGTTCGGCGCTGCCGACCCGGGTGGCCCACTCGCCCAACGCGGCCAGGGCGTCGGGCGCCACGTCGTTGGCCACGACGGTGGCGCCCTCGGTGAGCAGTCCCTCGGTGATGGCCCGGCCGATGCCGGAGCCGGCGCCGGTCACGACGGCGACCTTGCCGGCGTACCGGCCGGTGGGTCGGGGGCTCTCGTGCTGGGTCACAGGTGTCCTCGTCATCAGTTGAGCAGGAAGCCGCCGTCGACGGGGAGCAGCACCCCGGTGACGTAGTCGGCGGCGTCGGACAGGAGGTAGGAGATGGCTTCGGTGATGTCGGCGGGCTCTCCGAGCCGGCGGCGGGGGATCCGCTTGACCAGTGCCTCCTCCTGGCCCTCGTCGATCCGGTCCTGGATCATCGGTGTCCGGATCGCGCCGGGGGCGACCGCGTTGACCCGGATGCCGTGCCGTGCCAGCTCGAGCGCAGCAGCCCGGGTGAGCATCGCGACGCCTGCCTTGGAGGCGCAGTAGTGGGGCTGCCCGGCGACCGGGGTCTCGGAGTTGACCGAGGCGACGTGGACGATGCTGCCGCCGCGACCCGCCTCGACCAGCGCGCGGCCCACGGCCTGGGTGCCCAGGAAGGCGCCGGTGAGGTTGACCGCGACGGTGCGGTCCCACTGCTCGGGCGTCAGGTCCAGCAGCCGGGCGCGCTCGCGGATGCCCGCAGCGTTGACCAGGCCGTCGAAGGGCCCGTGCTCGGCGACCACCTGCGTCCAGGCACCTGCCTCGGTGACGTCGAGCTCCACGACCCCGTCGCCGGGGCGACGGTCGCTGCGGACGACCTCCCAGCCACGCTCAGCCAGCGTCGCGGCTGCGTGGGCGCCGATCCCGGAGGCGGCGCCGGTGACCAGGACGCGACGGGCACTCACTTGAAGTACCCGTCGAACTTGCGGTTCCACTCGGCCAGGACCTCGGGGCGGGTGAACTTCTCGGTGTCGAGCATCGCGTAGTCCTCCAAGTCGAGCGCTCCGTCGACGCCGTCGCGGCCTGCGCCGCCCTGGCCGTCACCGTTGTAGGCGGCCTGGCCCTCCTCCGACATCACGAAGTCGATGAAGACCCGTCCCGCGTGGGGGCGCTTCGCCTCGCTGAAGGCGGCGGCGCCGTGGGTGTAGGCGAAGCCGGGCTCGGCGAAGGTGAAGTCGATGGGAGCACCGTTGGACTGCAGCTCGGCAATGGTGGCGGGCACGCCCAGGTTGGCGACGCCGATCTCACCCGAGCCCACGGCCTGCATCAGCGGCACGCCGGAGGGGTAGAACTTCGGGTCCTGGTCGGCGATCCCCTCGAGGTAGTCGGTGCCGAGCTCGGTCTCGAGGTGCTCCAGGTAGCCGGCCACCGACGGGGAGACCTCGGAGCGGGTGCCCAGCTTGCCCTTGACCGACGGGTCGAGCAGGTCGTCGTACGTCGTGAAGCCGTCGGGGAACTTGTCGGTGTTCCACACGATCATGCTCCACGGCAGGGCGGTGACCTGGATGGCCTTGTCGGGCACGGCCCACCAGTCCTCCTTCCAGCCCTCGACGCTCGGTCCCTCGACGGGAGTGAGGTCGTCGGCGTGCTCGACGAACCAGTTGGGGTCGCTGTACATCAGCACGTCGGCGCCGTCGGAGCCGCTGTTGAGCTGCGCCGAGACCCGCTCGGGCAGCTCGGTGGCGCCCCGGGTGATCGAGAGCTTGATGCCGGGGTACTTCTCCTTGAACGCCTCGGTCAGGCGCTTGTTCTGCTGCTCCGAGGCTGCGTTGTAGACGTTCACACGGCCTTCCTCGTACGCCGCCTCCACGACGGCGTCCCACTCGGCGTCGCCGGTGGTCGGCGGCTTCGCGTCGGATGCGTCGTCCCCGCCGCAGGCGGCGGTCGTGACGAGGGCGAGCGCTGTCGTCGCCAGGGCCAGGCGACGGACGAGCGGGTGGGTCCGGGAGAGCGGGGACATGATGTGCCTTCCTGCAACGAACGAGTATCGTGCACGATATGTGATGGACGGCACATTGGGAAGGCATGCGGTCACCAATTTTCGGGGTGACGCAGGACGGGCCCCGGCATGCGCCGGGGCCCGTCGGGGGTTGCGTGGGACGTGCTGCGCGTCAGCGCAGGACGACGACCGGACGCCAGTCGAGGACGTCGCGGTCCTCGTCGCGACCGCGGGCCTTGACCAGCACGCGCAGGTCGGCGACGCGGAGGCCGGAGACCTCGCGTACGCCCTCCACCTGGATCCGCGAGACCAGGGTGTCGCCCTCGCGCACCGGCCCGGTGTGGTCGCAGCCGTGCCAGCCGGCCACCGTCAGCAGCTGCGGCAGGGTGCGGGTCACCTGCGCCAGGGCCAGCCCGATCGTGTGGCCGCCGTAGACCAGCCGTCCGGCGGGCTGGCTGTACTCGTCGTGGTGCACGTGCGCCAGGTTGAGGCTCAGTCGCACCCAGCTCGGGGGCACTGGTGACCACGTCGCCGGCGCGCAGGTCCCACAGCGCCCCGGGGACGACGTCGGGGCCGGTCGGCGGGCGGAAGCGGTCGAGGTCCCACTCAGCGGCAAGGCTGGCGACGAACGGGTCGGTGGCCGGGGGAGTGCCGATCGAGGAGAGGTCGTCGGCGTGGCCGGTCTGCGCGTCCGGTGCGCTGAGCGGCAGCATCGCGCAGCGCCAGAAGTCGAGGACCAGGCGCTCCTCCTGGTCGTGCGTGGTGATGCGCAGCGCCGCCAGGCCGGTCGGGCGGCTGGAGTTCTGCTTGAGGCCCACGACTTCGGTGCGGGTGCGCAGGGTGTCGCCGATGGACGGCAGCCGGTGGAAGGCCAGCCCGCGGTAGAAGAGGTTGGCCACCACGCGTCGCGTGACCGCGGTCGACTGGCCGATGGCCAGGTCGGTGACGAATCCCGGGTCGGCCACGGGGCGCCCGGCCACCGCCAGCGCCATGTGCTCGTCGAGGCCGAGCTGCAAGCGGCTGCCGACGATCGACTGGTGCACGGCGGCGCGGCCGCCGGTCAGGGTGATCGAGGGTGCGTCGAAGAGGTCTCCGACGGCGAGGTCGTCGAAGTACGGGCCTTCCACGAGGTGTGACATGGGGGTCCTTCCGGGAGAGGGGGAGGTCAGGAGCCGGCGACGAGGCCGCGGTCGTGGAGCCGGCCGAGCTCGGCGTCGGAGAGGCCGAGCAGCTCCGAGAGGACCTGGTCGGTGTCCTGGCCGAAGCGCGGGGCCGGCCGGGGGTCGGTCCATGCGTCGTCGAGGCGCAGCGGCAGGCGGGCCGAGGTCATGGTGCCGATGCCCGGCTGCTCGACGTCGGTCACCACGCTGCGCTCGGGGTCCGCGGCCAGCAGCGCCACTGTCTCGGTCATCGGGCGGTAGCGGCTCCACAGCACGTGGGCGTCGTCCAGCTCCTGGGTGACCTGGTCGACGGTGCGGGCGGCGAACCACGGGCGCATCACGGCCGCGATCGTCTCGCGCATCCGGAAGCGGTCGGTCTCCAGGGACAGGTCGACCTCGGCGGCCTCCTCCAGTGCGGTGAAGACGCGCTCGGTGCCGGTCACGCTGACCAGGTTGCGCCACTGGCGCACCGTCAGCGCCACCACCATCACGCGGTGGCCGTCGCAGGTGGCGAAGTCGGTGCCGAAGGCCCCGAAGAGGTGGTTGCCGTGACGCGGCCGGTCACCCTGCTCGACCGCCTCGGCCAGCCATCCCATCGACGCGACCCCGGCGAGGGCGACGTCGGCGAGGGCGAGGGAGACGTACGTCCCCTCCCCGGTGCGGTCACGCTTGCGCAGCGCTGCGAGGAGGCCGGTGACCGCCGTCATGCCGGTGAGCAGGTCCCACGCGGGCACCACGTGGTTGACGGGGTCGGCCGACCCGGCCGGTCCGGTCATCTGGGGCACGCCGATCTCGGCGTTGACGGTGTAGTCCACCGCGGGCCGACCGTCGTTGTAGCCCTGGATGTGCACCTGGATGGCGTCGGCGCGGCGTGCGGTGAGGGCTTCGTGGGTGAGCCAGGGGCGACCCACCAGGTTGTCCACGACGAGTCCGCCGTCGGGGCCGGGGAGGGTGGCCAGTGCCATCACGATCTCGCGGCCCTCCTCGGAGCGCAGGTCGACGGCGACCGAGCGCTTGCCGCGGTTGAGCGACGACCAGAAGAGGCTCTGACCGGTGCGTTCGGAGAGGGGCCAGCGGTTGATGTCGGCGGGTCCGCCGAGGGGGTCGACCTTGACCACGTCGGCACCGAGCATCCCGAGGGTGAGGCAGCCGGAGGGGCCCGCCACGAAGCTGGAGCACTCGAGCACGCGGAGCCCGGAGAGCGGTCGGTCCTGTCGCGCGGAGGGGCTGGTGAGGTGCGTCATACTCAGATATAATACACAATGCTTGATATGTGGAACTCGCCTGCGAGCCACGGACCCCGTCAGTTCCACCCCCCAGACCCTGCTGAGCCCAGCGCCGACGAAAGGACAGACCTCGTGATCGAGAAGTACCAGGAGCAGTTCTCGCGACTGAAGTTCGAGAGCAACCAGCCCGGAGTCCTCGAGGTCATCTTCAGTGGCCCGAACCTCAACGCGGTCGACGAGGCGACGCACTCCGAGATCCCCGCCGTCTGGCCGGTGATCGACTCCGATCCGGAGGTGCGAGCGGTGATCGTGCGTGGTGAGGGCAAGGCGTTCTCGGCCGGCGGTGACTTCGGGCTGATCGACAAGCAGATCGAGGACTACGAGTTCCGGATGCGGATCATGCGCGAGTCCAAGGAGCTCTTCTACAACCTGGTCAACTGCTCGAAGCCGATCATCTCCGCGATCCACGGGCCGGCGGTGGGCGCCGGTCTGGTGGTCGCCCTGATGGCCGACATCTCGATCGCGGCCCACGACGCGCGGATCATCGACGGCCACACCCGCCTCGGCGTCGCCGCCGGTGACCACGCCGTCGTGTGGGCGCTCTTCTGTGGCATCCCGAAGGCCAAGTACCTGCTGCTGACCTGCAAGGAGATCTCCGGCCAGGCCGCCGAGCAGGCGGGTCTGGTGTCGCTGTCGGTGCCGAAGGAGGAGCTCCTCGACACCGCCCGTGAGGTGGCGGGCGGTCTGGCCGAGGGCGCCCAGGAGGCGATCCGGTGGACGAAGTACTCGCTCAACGAGTGGTACCGCCAGAACAGCGCGATCTTCGACGTGGGCCTGGGCCTGGAGTTCATGGGCTTCGGTGGCCCGGACGTGGTCGAGGGTGTGGCCTCGCACCGTGAGCGCCGCAAGCCGGTCTTCACCGGGGTGCCCCAGTGAGCGCAGCGGCGGCGGAGCGCGCCGACGTGCGCAGCGTTGCCGACCTCTACCTCGAGCCGCGCAGCATCGTCGTGCTCGGCGCCTCCTCCGACCCGGCCAAGCTCTCGGGCCGCCCGCTCGACTACCTGAAGAGGTTCGGCTACGCCGGCGACCTGTACGCGGTGAACCCCCGCCGAGACACCGTGCAGGGAGTGCCTGCCTACCCGTCCGTGGCCGACGTGCCCGGACCGGTCGACCTGGCCGTCGTCGTGGTGCCCGCCGACAAGGTCCCCGACGCCATCGAGGAGTGCGCGGCAGCGGGGGTACGCGCCGCCACGATCTTCGCCTCCGGCTTCTCCGAGGCCCCCGACGGCGTGGGCGTCGAGGCCCAGGAGCGCATCGCCAGGGCTGTCGCGAGCAGCGACATCCGGGTGCTCGGGCCCAACTGCCTGGGCTCGTTCTCCCTGCCGCAGAAGGCGTTCGCGACCTTCTCGACGGCCTTCGACGTGCCCGGTGAGATCCCGGACTCGCCGATCGCGCTCGTCTCCCAGAGCGGCGCCGTGGGCACCTTCACCTACAGCACCATGACCTCCCTGGGCCTGGGGGTGCGCCACTTCGTCAACACCGGCAACGAGGTCGACGTCTCTGTCGTCGAGGTGCTCGACGCGCTGGTCGACCGCGACGACGTCGACCTGCTGCTGGGCCACCTCGAAGGATTCGCCGACCCGATCGCCCTCGACCGACTCTGTGCCCGGGCGCGGGCGGCCGGCAAGCCGCTCGTGCTGCTCAAGGCGGGACGTACGTCGGCGGGCGACCGCGCCATCGGCGCGCACACCGGCAGCACCGGCGGCGACGACGCCAAGTTCAACGCGATCCTCGAGGCGCACGGGGCGCTGCGGGCCCGCAGCATGGAGGAGATGGCCGACCTGGCCCAGCTGCTGGTCACCGGCCGTCGCGCCGGCGGTCCGCGGCTCAGCATCGTCACCCAGAGTGGCGGTGCCGGCGCCCTGACCACCGACGTCGCGGTCGACCTGGGTCTGGTCGTCGAGCCGATGGCCGACGCTTCGCGGGCCGAGGTGGCGGCGCTGCTGCCCTTCTTCGCCTCCACGGCCAACCCGCTGGACCTCACCGGCGCCTTGATCAACGACCCGTCGATCCTGGACCGGACGCTCGAGATCACGCTGGCCAGCGACGAGACCGACGTGCTGCTGGTCGTGCTGGGCAACTCGGACGCCGCGGCCAAGGAGCTGGTGGAGATCTGCGTGAAGCACCATGACGCGACCACGAAGCCCTTCGTCGTCGCCTGGACCGGCGGCACCGGCCAGGCGCGCGCGGACCTGCTCGCCGCGGGGGTGCCGACCTACGCCGAGCCCGTGCGCGCCACGGAGGCGGTGGCCCGGTTGGTCGCGCTCAGTCGCGACTGAGCCGCGACTGAGCCGCGTCGACGTCGGAGGGCGCCGGCCCAGCACCTGCTGGTCCGGCGCCCTCCTGCTCGCTCGGGGTGTCAGCGACGCAGTGACAGGCGGGGCTCCAGGGTCCAGCCCAGCGCCTCGCCCTCGGCGATGCGCGCGTCGATCGCTTGCGTCAGGTCGTCAGGCATCGGCGTCGAGCGCCGCGTCTCCTGGTCGACGTGCACCGTGACCACCTCCAGGACCGTCGCCAGCCGCCCCTTGGTCTCGTCGACGAGGAACGCGGCGCCGTGGACCGTCTTCGCGGTGCGGTCGAGGAAGCGGACCCGCACGGAGAACTCGTCGCCGAGGCGGAGCTCCCCCAGGTAGCGGATGTTGTGCTCGGCGGCGAACGTCCCCATCCGCCGCTCGGTCACGTAGGCCTCGTCGACACCCACCTCGGCGAGCGCGCTGCGTACGGCCCTGATCTGGGCGGTGATGAAGTGGGCTGCGTTCATGTGCCCGTTGAGGTCGAGGTCATCGGCGGTGACCGTGCGGGCGCCGTACGCCGGCAGGGCGCACAGCTGGTCGAAGCGGGGGAGGGCCATGGGTGTCGTCCTCGCCGTCACAGCCAGCTGCGCGCGGCGACCCGGTCGAGGGTCTCCTTCGCGTCCGTCAGGCTCCTGGTCTCGTACGGCATCTCCAGGACCGCCTCGTGGAAGCCGAGCTCGCCGTAGGCGGCGAGGCTGTCCTTGTCGATCGCACCGTTGGCCGGGTCCGGACCCGACCCGGGCTTCACCACGAGCCTCAGCTCGGAGAAGTCGCGCTCGGCCTCGTCGCAGGCGGCCCGCAGTCGGACGAGGTGCCGCTCCAGGTCCTCGACGCTCTGCTTGGCGGGCAACCAGCCGTCGCAGTCACGGGCGACGATCTTGAGGGCGAGGGGGCTGAAGCCACCCCAGAGGAACTCGACGGGCGCAGGCGCGGTGGGGAGCATGGAGAAGGTCAGGTCGACGTCCTCGTCGTCGGCGCCGCGCACGGTGTAGTCGTACGAGCCCCTGCTCAACAGCTCCTTGATCTGGGCGATGTCGCGACGTGCGCGGGTGCCGCGCTTCTCGAAGGTGGCCCCCACCGCGTCGTACTCCTCGCGCAACCACCCGGTGCCCACCCCCAGCGAGAAGGGGCGACGGGTCAACCACGACATCGAGGCGAGCTGCTTGGCGACGAGGGTGGGGTTGCGCAGGGTGAGGATCAGGATGCTCGTGCCGAAGCGCGCCTCGGGCAGCTGGGCGGCGAGCCAGGTGAGGTGGATGAAGGGGTCGGTCCACGGGGTGTCGGAACGGAACCCCGCCTTGCCGTCGCCGGTGTGGGGGTAGGGAGAGCTGGTGGTCTCCGGCAGCACGACGTGGTCACCGACCCAGAAGGAGCTGTAGCCCAGGTCGAGGGCGTGCCGGCAGAGATCCACCTGGTCCTGCGGAGTGAGGTCCTCGGTGGGGAGGGGGAGGCGGACGCCGACGGGGACGGGGGAAGGCGTGCTCACGAAAACTCCTACAGTCGCGGATGATGTTTCGTGCACGATATGTGAGCGCGGAGCCCGCGAGCCAGTGGTGAACCACCCGTCGGACTGCCCCTTCGGGCAGGGGGCAGTCCAGATCCTCCGGGGAGTGGCACGGTCGGTCCCACCCGCATTCCCCCTCGTCACTGCAGCATGTGGTGCACCTCGACGGCCGCGACGAGCGCGACCGAGGCGGCCAGGACGAAGACCGGCCCGCCGGGGGTCGTCTCGATCCCTTCCCGGTCCTCGTCGTAGCGCCGCCACCCCTCGCCCAGCACCCACGCCGCCACCAGCATGATCAGGCCCAGCGGCAGCAGGGCGTAGACGCCGGCGGTCGACCAGCTGTGCCGTGCACTCGCCGCTCCCACGGCGACCAGGGCCATCGTGGTGCGCTGCCAGCCCATCAGGTCTCGGTTCTCCGAGCCTCCGGGGTCGAGGGGGTCGGGCACGCCGGGCGAGCGCTCTCCCGGCGACTCGCTCACAGCCACGCCACGACCATCAGCGCGGCGATCCCGCCGATGGCCAGCATGAAGACCATCCCGAAGCCGAGGCTCGGGATGGAGCGGTTGAGGCGCATGGCTCGTTCGGTGGCACCCCAGCGCACCCAGGAGACGACGGCGCAGAGCAGGCCGAGGGTCACGAGCCCGACCGCGACCGCGGTCTGCGTGACGCGGGGGATCGACAGGTCGACGACGTCGAGCGCGATCCC includes these proteins:
- a CDS encoding MmgE/PrpD family protein, which gives rise to MSRTLVEQLADFAASTTVETLPAEVVEDSKRVLLDSLGCAVVGLEVPKGSIGVEMGRVMGGPTGEATVFGTAHRTSPYGAAFANAETINALDFDTVLPPGHVAPYVLPGVLAVAEADGATGRSLTAAIAVSHEISYRFGRSMDYLRTPAGEKMEIPAVLGFTATVFGAAAAVAMVQGQGAEGLADTLGIAGAVTPVNSYRTWMENVPNSTIKYSMPGPVTQAGLNAAYAAQLGHTGDRMMLDDAEFGYARFIGTKRWEPAHLVDGLGEVWGFPGAHSYKPYPHCRVGHTPLDALRDLVREHDLAPHEIDAIRCWGEAWVERPVWLLNDVQHPHEAQFSIAHGLAVGAHMIEPGPAWQSPETLRDPSVLALMEKVTFAPHPDYVDALTSNPSSRPTRIEVDARGETFSADRTVPKGSPSDDPQVRMTTEEVIEKFRTNCAGRLAPASVDALVEGIMHLEEVDDVRGLLRHGGTSA
- a CDS encoding nuclear transport factor 2 family protein, coding for MSDVLTPDVVARVQELLDKEEIRQVMYAYARGTDRCQADLVRDAYHPDAWDDHGNFSGGREHVVETIMSRGATAPVSMHHLGNVLIELLGDTAHVETYFVAHQVLERDGRSFTRMRAGRYLDLFERRDGRWRIAHRRVVDDWSRLDEVVATAPSVTDDCARSTRGTDDPSFALSDFTHVFRPTTPHPQESP
- a CDS encoding SDR family NAD(P)-dependent oxidoreductase, with translation MNHPAQSLFDVSGKVVVVTGGSRGIGRGIAEGFVRAGAKVYICSRKAEECEKTAAELSAFGECHGFAANLGNVEGARAFAATLAERESQVDVLVNNAGNIWVETLADYPESGWDKVYDLNVKGVFFLVQAMMPLLEASATHEDPARIITIGSIDAFHVPEHETYAYSSSKAAVHMLTRHLALKLADKHMTANVIAPGRYRSQMLENAIELEGADEMLAPIPLKRFAEGPDLAGAAIYLASRAGSFVTGAMLPVDGGHATTL
- a CDS encoding MmgE/PrpD family protein; its protein translation is MSTHIQKFAEFAHRSASAQLPDEVVEESKRIILDTVGCALAATDNPAGVAGVEYARVLGGERDEASIIGVPMRTSVHGAAFANAELMNALDFDPVSLPGHVAPYVVPVALALGETHRSSGAMAVNAVAVCHEMSHRLAGAMDRNRDVKDGRAQTAEVLGYASTVFGITATAAMMKEMSSERIADALGIAGATSPVNGHRAWLMHAPSTTIKNSLMPGGVAMTAMTAAWMAELGHRGDPLLLDDAEFGYPRFIGTSRWEPSELTTGLGAQWRFRAGSQFKPYPHCRVPHALFDALIEVVRDNGLAPEEIESITAWGEEWAGQFPTFMADHMDRTFDAQFTFVHGLAIAAHLVPPGRQWHDPAVVESRSVLELKDRIVWKNHPGWAEAVSKDPSARPSRVEVVARGTTFVGERTHARGSTSADPATQLTTEELVTKFRHNAAGVISDHATDAVVEALLHLEEVDDLRPVMDLLRPTD
- a CDS encoding SDR family NAD(P)-dependent oxidoreductase is translated as MTQHESPRPTGRYAGKVAVVTGAGSGIGRAITEGLLTEGATVVANDVAPDALAALGEWATRVGSAERLTGVVADVAVPETAATLVEAATAAGHGRLDALFNHAGVGSATPALEIGEEEWSRVMAINVDAVRRLAVAAGRVMVDQGGGAILNTASVAGTHGLPGRLGYVASKHAVVGITRALAVEWGPLGVRVNAICPGLTETGMSQKLKRTNPEYWAAREAVVPLRRSGLPEEQAAMALFLNSDDAAYVSGLVAEVDGGAHALYSGYTVTRPQT
- a CDS encoding SDR family NAD(P)-dependent oxidoreductase, which produces MSARRVLVTGAASGIGAHAAATLAERGWEVVRSDRRPGDGVVELDVTEAGAWTQVVAEHGPFDGLVNAAGIRERARLLDLTPEQWDRTVAVNLTGAFLGTQAVGRALVEAGRGGSIVHVASVNSETPVAGQPHYCASKAGVAMLTRAAALELARHGIRVNAVAPGAIRTPMIQDRIDEGQEEALVKRIPRRRLGEPADITEAISYLLSDAADYVTGVLLPVDGGFLLN